A region of the Streptomyces durocortorensis genome:
TCCTCGGCCCGTACACCGGCCGGGACCCGGCGGTGGCGAGCGGTTCGGCGGCGCTGCTGGCCAATGCGATGGAGCAGCCGTCCGCCTCCCGCATCCCGCTGTTCACGGCCGCCGACTTCGCCTGGAACCCGAAGGGATACCGCCCGGACGAGTCCTGGCGGGCGGCGATCGACGATCTGGCGGGCGGGGACGCGGGGGCCCGGGACGCGCTGCGGGCGCTCGCGGGGAACAGCGCGGCCTCGGTGCTCGGAGCGCAGGAGTCCGCCTACCTCCAGCCCTTGTTCGACGGCTTCTGGAAGACCCGCGCGGCCGAGGCCCCCGCCCGCGGCCGGGCGGCCCGCGACCTGCGGGCGGCCTTCTCCGTGATGCGGCAGGCCCCCGAGCGGCTGAAGACCCCCGCCGATGGCCGGCTGACCGACGAGGTGCGCCCGTGGACCGAGCAGCTGGCCCGCTACGGCCGGGCCGGTGAGCTGGCCGTGGACCTGCTCCAGGCCCAGGCGGCCGGGGACGGTGCGGCGGCCTGGCGGGCCCAGCTGGCCCTGGAGCCGCTGCGCGAGGAGATCACGGCGAGCGGGGCGAGCGTCGGCAAGGGCGTCCTGGACCCGTTCCTGGACAAGGTGGCGAAGGCGTCCGCCGGGTGGAACGGCACCGACCGCGCACCGGGCCGGGTCTCGAAGGACGCGCACAGCTATACGGTCCGGCTGAACGGGGTCCGCCCGGTGGATGCCGTCACGGCGCTGGCCGAGCCCGGGTCCACCGGCACCGGCGCGGTCGTCGAGGCCCATGTGCCCGGTGAGGGCTGGCGGGCGCTGGGGCAGCTCTCGCCGAGCGGCTGGACCCAGACCGCGGCGAAGGGGCTGCGCGCCGACGCCGTACGGGTGACCGTGCCGGAGGCCGCCCGGAATGCCCCGCCCTCGTATCTGAACCCGCCCCTGCATCCCTCTCCCGCGGTGGTGGCGGGGGCCCCGCAGGTGCGCGCCCTGGTGCCGTGGTTCGGGGACGAGCCCGCCGCCACGCTCGACCTGGCGCGCCGCGAGACGGACGCCGAGATCGGCGGCGAACCCCAGCGGGTCGCGGCGCGGCTGGCCGGGCAGCGACCGGCCGAGGTGAAGGGCAGGCTCACCGCGAAGGCCCCCGAGGGCATCGAGGTGCGGGTCCCGAAGGAGACGACCGTGCCGCGCGGGTCACGTACGGAGGTACCCGTGGACATCACCGTCCCGGCGGACACCCCGGCGGGCGAGTACGAGGTGCCGCTGGCCTTCGGCGGCCAGGAGTCCACGCTGACCGTGCGGGCCTTCCCCCGTACCGGCGGCCCGGATCTGGCACGTACGGCGAAGGCGTCCTCGTCGGGCGACGAGACCCCGGACTTCCCGGCGTCGGCGGCCTCCGACGGCGATCCGGAGACCCGGTGGTCCTCACCGGTGGAGGACGGGGCCTGGTGGCAGGCGGAGCTGGAGCGGCCGGTACGCCTGGGTCAGGTCGTGCTGAACTGGCAGGACGCGTACGCCTCCCGCTACCGCATACAGGTCTCCGCCGACGGCCGCACCTGGCGCAGCGCCGCGACCGTCCGGGAGGGCCGGGGCGGGCGCGAGTCGGTGCGGATGGACGCGAAGGACACCCGGTTCGTCCGGGTGCAGGGCGAGGGCCGGGCGACCCAGTACGGCTACTCGCTCTGGTCGGTGGAGGCGTACGCGGTGGCGGACGACTGATACGTACGGCGGGCCGGGGGGGACTACCGCCCCGCACAGGCGGGCCCGGGGACGGCGAAGGCCCGGGTCTCAGGCAGAGACGCCGTCGATCCGGGCCATCACGTCGTCCGCGCCGAAGGGTTGCAGATACGGCAGCCAGCGCGGGTCTCGGTGCCCCGTCCCGATGATCCGCCAGGCCAGGCCGGTCGGCGGCGCGGGCTGATGGCGCAGCCGCCAGCCCAGCTCGGGCAGATGGCGGTCGGCCTTGACGTGGTTGCAGCGGCGGCAGGCCGCCACCACGTTGTCCCAGGCGTGCTGTCCACCGCGGCTGCGCGGGATGACGTGGTCGACGCTGGTCGCGGCGGCCCCGCAGTACATGCAGCGGCCCCCGTCCCGGGCGAACAGGGCCCGGCGCGTCAGGGGGACGGGCCCCCGGTAGGGGACCCGGACGAAGCGCTTGAGCCGGACCACGCTGGGCGCGGGCACGGCACGGGTGGCACTGTGCAGGAAGGCGCCGGACTCCTCCAGGCAGATGGCCTTGTTTTCGAGGACGAGGACGAGCGCGCGGCGGAGCGGTACGACGCCGAGCGGCTCGTACGACGCGTTGAGAACCAGGACGTGCGGCACGGTGGATGCCTCCTTGTACGCCGGCGGCGCGTGGCTCGCGCCGGGACGATCCGATCTCAGTCTCTCCTCATGCCTGGTCAAAGCGCCACCACGTACGGGTAACGGGCCGGGAGGATTTTCCTCACCCCGGGCGCCGCGTGCCGTTTCCGGGCACCGAGCGGGTGTCTTACCAGGGCGGCCGTCCGCGCTGTGCGATCGGCCACAGCCCAGGTATCCCCAATGAGACCTGTCTCTCCTCCCGCGACTGCAACGATCCACTCCCCCGGCTTCGTTAGTGTTATTGGTCAACCATCGTCAGCTCTGCCGGTCCGTCTTCGTCCTCCTGGAGGTCCCTGCCGTGTTCCTGTCCGCCCTCCTGGCCGCAGCCCCGTCGCCCGGGCCGGCCGACTCGCTGGGTGAAGCCGCCGAGCAGGCCGGGAACGCCGCGGGCTGGGTCGAGGAGAACTGGTCCACCTGGCTGAGCACCGGACTGCGGATCCTGCTGATCGTGGCTGTCGCGATCACGCTGCGCTATCTGATCCGACGTGCCCTGATCAACCTCATCGACCGGATGAACCGCAGCGCCCAGACGGTGCAGGGAACGGCGCTGGGCGGGCTGCTGGTGAACGCGGAGCGCAGACGCCAGCGCTCGGAGGCGATCGGCTCGGTGCTGCGCTCGGTGGCCTCGTTCCTGATCATGGGCACGGCCGCCCTGATGGTCCTGGGCGCCTTCAAGATCAACCTGGCACCGCTCCTGGCCTCGGCCGGCGTCGCCGGTGTGGCGCTCGGTTTCGGCGCCCGCAACCTGGTCACCGACTTCCTCTCGGGCGTCTTCATGATCCTGGAGGACCAGTACGGGGTCGGGGACTCCATCGACGCGGGGGTGGCCTCCGGTGAGGTCATCGAGGTGGGCCTGAGGGTCACCAAGCTGCGCGGCGAGAACGGCGCGATCTGGTACGTCCGCAATGGCGAGGTGAAGCGGATCGGCAACCTCAGTCAGGGCTGGTCCACCGCGGGGGTCGATGTCACCGTGCGCCCGACGGAGAATCTGGAGCGCGTGCGCGAGGCGATCACCGCCGCCGCGGACTCCCTGACGAAGGAAGAGCCCTGGTCGGAGCAGCTGTGGGGCCCGGTGGAGGTGCTGGGCCTGGACGAGGTCCTGCTGGACTCCATGACGGTCCGGGTCTCCGCGAAGACGATGCCGGGCAAGTCCACGGGCGTGGAGCGCGAGCTGCGCTGGCGAATCAAGCGGGCGCTGGACGACGCGGGAATCTCGATGATCGGCACGGTCCCGGCCCAGGCGGACGGCGGGAGCTCTCCTGACCCGACCGCCGGGATGGCCGCCCCCTCGGCTTACGCGTCCGCCACCTCCCCGCAGTCCCTGGCGGCCACACCGATACCGCCGGCCACGCTGACCAAGTAGGCCGTTCGCCCGACGCCCCCGGCCGACGCCCTGGACCCCAGGGCGTCGGCCGGGGGCGTTCGCGTGCGAGGCAACACTTTCGCAGCCGGACGGGCGGTCCCCATTGACGCCCAGGTGACCTGCGCCCTACGGTCCTCTCAACCGAATAGGAAACTTTCCTAACAGAGTCACGGACGCGAGTTCCTGACAGAGGGCGGTGCATCCACGATGGCGGGAACCACTCCGGGCCCACCCGGCTCCCCGGGCACTCCGGGCACCCCCCGGGTGCTGCGGGCCATGAACGACCGGGCCGCCCTCGATCTGCTGCTGGAGCACGGGCCGCTCTCGCGGACCCGGATCGGGAAGCTCACCGGACTCTCCAAGCCGACCGCCTCCCAGCTGCTCGCCCGGCTGGAGGCGGCCGGTCTGGTCGTCGCCACCGGGACCAGCGAGGGGCGGCCCGGGCCCAGCGCGCAGCTCTACACGGTGAACGCGCGGGCCGCCCATGTGGCAGGGCTCGACGTGAACGCGCGGCGCATCGTCGCCGCCGTCGCGGACGTGACCGGTCGGACCGTCGGACAGTTCGAGCTGGCCACCCCGGGGCGGCGCGCCGACAGCGTGGTGCGGCAGGTCGCCGACGCGCTGGACGGGGCGGCGAAGGACGCCGGGCTGACGCGGGCCGATGCCCACCGGGTCGTCATCGGCACCCCGGGCGCCTTCGACCCGGGCACCGGGCGGCTGCGGTACGCCTCGCACCTGCCCGGCTGGCACTCCCCCACCCTGCTGGACGAGCTGGCCGCGTTCCTGCCGATGCCGGTGGAGTACGAGAACGACGTCAACCTGGTCGCCGTCGCCGAGCAGCGGCTCGGCGCGGCCCGGGGCCACGAGGACTTCGTCCTGCTGTGGAACGAGGAAGGGCTCGGCGCCGCCCTCGTCATCAACGGGCGCCTG
Encoded here:
- a CDS encoding mechanosensitive ion channel family protein — protein: MFLSALLAAAPSPGPADSLGEAAEQAGNAAGWVEENWSTWLSTGLRILLIVAVAITLRYLIRRALINLIDRMNRSAQTVQGTALGGLLVNAERRRQRSEAIGSVLRSVASFLIMGTAALMVLGAFKINLAPLLASAGVAGVALGFGARNLVTDFLSGVFMILEDQYGVGDSIDAGVASGEVIEVGLRVTKLRGENGAIWYVRNGEVKRIGNLSQGWSTAGVDVTVRPTENLERVREAITAAADSLTKEEPWSEQLWGPVEVLGLDEVLLDSMTVRVSAKTMPGKSTGVERELRWRIKRALDDAGISMIGTVPAQADGGSSPDPTAGMAAPSAYASATSPQSLAATPIPPATLTK
- a CDS encoding ROK family transcriptional regulator encodes the protein MAGTTPGPPGSPGTPGTPRVLRAMNDRAALDLLLEHGPLSRTRIGKLTGLSKPTASQLLARLEAAGLVVATGTSEGRPGPSAQLYTVNARAAHVAGLDVNARRIVAAVADVTGRTVGQFELATPGRRADSVVRQVADALDGAAKDAGLTRADAHRVVIGTPGAFDPGTGRLRYASHLPGWHSPTLLDELAAFLPMPVEYENDVNLVAVAEQRLGAARGHEDFVLLWNEEGLGAALVINGRLHRGFTGGAGEVGFLPVPGTPLVRQVVKANSGGFQELAGAQAVPRLAKSLGIDTPQQPYAGVAASLLARAAEAYGQDEALTELLRQYAQRLATGLASVTAVLDPGLIVLSGGAVAAGGEVLRSLIQSELAELAASRPRLVLGEIDRTPVLRGALERALADTRDEVFDTSR
- a CDS encoding HNH endonuclease; translated protein: MPHVLVLNASYEPLGVVPLRRALVLVLENKAICLEESGAFLHSATRAVPAPSVVRLKRFVRVPYRGPVPLTRRALFARDGGRCMYCGAAATSVDHVIPRSRGGQHAWDNVVAACRRCNHVKADRHLPELGWRLRHQPAPPTGLAWRIIGTGHRDPRWLPYLQPFGADDVMARIDGVSA
- a CDS encoding beta-N-acetylglucosaminidase domain-containing protein; the protein is MRIGRRRQATAVAAAVIGGLLGSVSVAPAATAAPVDPAIPVTGSAERSDGAQPPSVWPRPQSIRSTGPAVPLGAEATLVAAPDADPYAVEQTRSLLRGAGVRTLHESLPGSGPVVRLGGTGAGEALRALRAPDRADLPSGGYRIAVGRVAGRGTVALDGLGGDGLFHAVQTLRQLVSGGSVAGVTVRDWPGTAVRGLSEGFYGQPWTREERLAQISFMGRTKQNRYLYAAGDDPYRLARWREPYPAEQRADFRALAERARAEHVTLGWALSPGQAMCMASDQDVRALTKKIDAMWALGFRVFQLQFQDVSYSEWHCDLDAETFGSGPKAAARAQARVAGAVARHLAERHPDAAPLSVLPTEFYQDGATDYRTALAAELDDRVQVAWTGVGVVPKTITGGELAGARAAFRHPLVTMDNYPVNDYAQDRIFLGPYTGRDPAVASGSAALLANAMEQPSASRIPLFTAADFAWNPKGYRPDESWRAAIDDLAGGDAGARDALRALAGNSAASVLGAQESAYLQPLFDGFWKTRAAEAPARGRAARDLRAAFSVMRQAPERLKTPADGRLTDEVRPWTEQLARYGRAGELAVDLLQAQAAGDGAAAWRAQLALEPLREEITASGASVGKGVLDPFLDKVAKASAGWNGTDRAPGRVSKDAHSYTVRLNGVRPVDAVTALAEPGSTGTGAVVEAHVPGEGWRALGQLSPSGWTQTAAKGLRADAVRVTVPEAARNAPPSYLNPPLHPSPAVVAGAPQVRALVPWFGDEPAATLDLARRETDAEIGGEPQRVAARLAGQRPAEVKGRLTAKAPEGIEVRVPKETTVPRGSRTEVPVDITVPADTPAGEYEVPLAFGGQESTLTVRAFPRTGGPDLARTAKASSSGDETPDFPASAASDGDPETRWSSPVEDGAWWQAELERPVRLGQVVLNWQDAYASRYRIQVSADGRTWRSAATVREGRGGRESVRMDAKDTRFVRVQGEGRATQYGYSLWSVEAYAVADD